GTCCTCCTCGGTCTCGCCGGGGAAGCCGACGATGATGTCGGTGGTGATGGCGGCGTCCGGGATGGCGGCGCGCACCTTCGCGATGATGTCGAGGAACTTCTGCTGGCGGTACGACCGCCGCATCTCCTTCAGCAGGCGCGAGGAGCCCGACTGCAGCGGCATGTGCAGCGACGGCATCACGTTGGGCGTCTCGGCCATCGCCTCGATGACGTCGTCGGTGAACTCCGCCGGGTGCGGCGAGGTGAAGCGCACCCGCTCGAGGCCCTCGATCTCGCCGCACGCGCGCAGCAGCTTGGAGAACGCCTGGCGGTCGCCGAACTCGACGCCGTACGCGTTGACGTTCTGGCCCAGGAGGGTCACCTCGGACACGCCCTCGGCGACGAGGGCCTCGATCTCGGCGAGGATCTCGCCGGGACGGCGGTCCTTCTCCTTGCCGCGCAGCGACGGGACGATGCAGAACGTGCAGGTGTTGTTGCACCCGACCGAGATCGAGACCCACGCGGCGTACGCCGAGTCGCGCTTGGTCGGCAGCGTGGAGGGGAAGACCTCGAGCGACTCGAGGATCTCGACCTGCGCCTCCTCCTGGACCCGCGCGCGCTCGAGGAGCGCCGGCAGCGAGCCGATGTTGTGGGTGCCGAAGACGACGTCGACCCACGGAGCCTTCTTGACGACCGTGTCGCGGTCCTTCTGCGCCATGCAGCCGCCGACGGCGATCTGCATGCCGGGCTTCTTCGCCTTGATCGGGGCGAGGTGGCCGAGGTTGCCGTACAGCTTGTTGTCGGCGTTCTCGCGGACCGCGCAGGTGTTGAAGACGACGACGTCCGCCTGCTCCCCCTCGGCGACCGGCACGTAGCCGGCGTCGACGAGCAGACCACCGAGACGCTCGGAGTCGTGGACGTTCATCTGGCAGCCGTACGTCTTGACCTCGTACGTGCGCGGGGAAGAAACCTCAGTCATGGCCGTCCAAGCGTACGGCGCAGCGGGGTGCCGCCCGAATCCGACGATGGGGACGAAGCCAGCAGGGGAGGTCACAGTTCGATAGCAGTCGCCTGGAAAGCATCACTCGCCTGTGGTCTGGACCACATGCGCAGGGCTAGGTTCCCAGACATGACAGCGCTCAGCTCGGAGGCGCCGGCGGCCGCTCAGGGCGAGCCGCTCGTCGTCCTCGACCACGTGGAGAAGTGGTACGGCGACCTGCACGTGCTGCAGGACGTCAACCTCAGCATCAAGCGCGGCGAGGTGGTCGTCGTGATCGGGCCGTCCGGCTCGGGCAAGTCGACCCTGTGTCGCACGATCAACCGTCTCGAGACGATCGGCAGCGGCACGATCACCCTCGACGGACGTGCCCTGCCCCAGGAGGGCAAGGCGCTGGCCCAGCTGCGGGCCGAGGTCGGCATGGTCTTCCAGAGCTTCAACCTCTTCGCCCACAAGACGATCCTCGAGAACGTCATGCTCGGCCCCGTCAAGGTGCGCAAGATGGCGAAGGCGGAGGCGGAGAAGATCGCGACCGAGCTGCTCGACCGCGTCGGCCTCGCCAAGCACGCCTCGAAGTACCCCTCGCAGCTCTCCGGCGGCCAGCAGCAGCGGGTGGCGATCGCCCGCGCGCTCGCCATGGAGCCGAAGGTGATGCTCTTCGACGAGCCGACCTCCGCACTCGACCCCGAGATGATCAAGGAGGTCCTCGACGTCATGGTCGACCTCGCCGGGCGGGGCATGACGATGGTGGTGGTCACCCACGAGATGGGCTTCGCCCGCACCGCCGCCGACCGGGTCGTCTTCATGGCCGACGGGCAGATCGTCGAGGAGGGCACTCCCGAGGAGTTCTTCACCCACGCGAAGTCCGAGCGCGCCCGCGACTTCCTCGGCCACATCCTCAAGCACTGACCACCAGAGAAGGGACAAGCAGATGCACCTCATGAAGACCAAGGCGGTGCTGGCCGCCTGCGGCCTCGCGCTCAGCATGGCCGCCTGTGGCAACGCCGGAGGCGGGGGCACCGGCAAGGACCTGGCGGGCAAGGACGTGAGCTGCGGCGACTTCACCGGCCGCGTCGCGGAGATCTGCAAGGCGGGCAAGATCACCATCGGCGTGAAGTTCGACCAGCCCGGCCTGGGCTTCAAGAGCGCCACCGCCGACGAGCCGGAGGGCTTCGACGTCGAGGTGGCCAAGATCCTGGCGGCCGACCTCGGCATCGACAGCAAGGACGTGAAGTGGGTCGAGACGATCTCGGACAACCGTGAGCCCTTCCTGCAGGCGGGCAAGGTCGACCTGGTCCTCGCGTCGTACTCGATCACGCCCGAGCGGCGGAAGGTCGTCGGGCAGGCGGGGCCGTACATGGTGACGGGCCAGCAGCTCCTGGTGCCCGCCGACAGCACCGTGAAGGACATCGCGGACCTCAAGGGCAAGGAGGTCTGCTCGGTCACCGGATCGACCTCGATCGACAAGATCAACGAGAAGGGCGCCAAGGGCGTCGGCTTCGAGAGCTACTCCGAGTGCGTCCAGAAGGTCCTCGACGGCACCGTGGAGGCCATGTCGACCGACGGCACGATCCTCGCTGGCTTCGCCGCGCAGAACGAGGGCCAGCTGAAGGTCGTCGGCGACCCCTTCTCCGAGGAGCGCATCGGCGTCGGCTACAGCAAGGACGCCCCGGAGATGTGCACGTTCATCACCGACTCGCTGAAGAAGGCGTTCGACGACGGCACGTGGGCCAAGGCGTTCGAGGACACCCTGGGGCCCTCGGGTGTGAAGACCCCCGACGCCCCCATGCTCGACACCTGCCAGTCCTGACCCCGAGACCGGGCGGCCTGCTCGCCGAGCGGGCCGCCCGGCTCCCGTCCACCCCAGGAGGTGACCGGTGGACTTCCTGACCAGCGGCTACGACGCCTACCTGGAGAGCTTCTTCTACACGCTGATGCTCTTCCTCGTCTCCGGCGTCCTCTCGCTCGTGCTCGGCACGGTCCTGGTGGCCTGCCGCGTCGGCCCGGTCGCGGTCCTGCGGGTCGTCGGCGGGTGGTACGTCACGATCGTGCGGAGCACGCCGCTCGTGGTCGTCTTCGCCCTCTTCCAGTTCGCGGCTCCGATGTTGGGCATCCGCTTCGGATGGGTGCAGGTGCACATCGGCACCTTCGACTTCACCTCGTTCTTCGCGGTCGCGGTGGTCTCCCTGACGCTCTACACCTCGACGTTCGTCTGCGAGGCACTGCGCTCCGGGATCAACTCGGTGCCGCTGGGACAGGCCGAGGCGGCCCGGGCGATCGGGCTCACCTTCGGCGGCACGATGTCGCAGGTGATCCTGCCGCAGGCGTTCCGGGCCTCGGTGCCGCCGTTGGCCAGTGCCCTCATCGCCCTGATCAAGAACACCTCGGTCGCCTACATCTTCGGCGTGGGCGAGGCCGTCGCCCAGATGCGGATCATGACCAACAACTACGCCTCGGAGCGTCCCGCCATCTTCCTCACGTACGCCGCGGGCTACATCGTGATCGTCTTCGTCTTCTCCTTCTTCGCCAACCGCCTCGAGAAGCACTGGAGGACCGCATGAGCGCGAGCGTCCTCTTCGACTCCCCCGGGCCGCGCACACGGGCCCGCCACCGCATCTACTCCGTGCTCGCGGCCCTCCTGCTCCTCCTCGCAGCAGCGTGGGTGATCAAGGGGCTCGACGAGCACGGTCAGTTCGCCTACGCGAAGTGGGAGGCGTTCGTGACGCCCTCCTACGTGCAGGCGCTGCTGGTCGACGGCCTGCTGAAGACGCTCGAGATGGCGGTCCTCGCGATCGCCGGCGCCGTCCTCCTCGGTGCGGCCCTCGGGCTCGGCAAGCTCTCCGAGCGCCGCTGGATCCGGTGGCCTGCGGCCGCGATCGTGGAGTTCTTCCGCGCGACGCCCGTGCTGCTGCTGATGATCTTCATCTGGTACCGCCTCGGCATCAACGAGGACAGCTCGGGCTTCCTGGCCGTCGTCCTCGCCCTCACGCTCTACAACGGGTCCGTCCTCGCGGAGGTGCTCCGCGCCGGCATCAACGCCGTCCCGAAGGGCCAGTCGGAGGCGGCGTACGCGATCGGCATGCGCAAGTCGCAGGTGATGTCGATCGTGGTCGTCCCGCAGGCCGTGAAGATCATGTTCCCCGCGATCATCGCCCAGTGCATCGTCGCGCTGAAGGACACCGCCCTCGGCACGGCCGTCCTCGCCCCCGGCCTGATGTACGTCGGCAAGGCGATCTACAACGAGCAGCACAACCAGGTGCCGACCGTGCTCGTGGTGGCGCTCCTCTACGTGACGGTCAACCTCCTGCTGCTGTGGCTCGCGACCTGGGCGCAGAAGAAGTACGTCGGCGAGAAGAAGCTCGTCGTCCCGATGGTGGGTGCCGCGGCGCCGGGCCGCCCCGCCTGACCGGCACACCCGCAGACGCAGCGAGGGCCGCGGAGCACTGCTCCGCGGCCCTCGCCGTACGTCAGGAGATCAGGACGTGAAGCCCTTGACCTTCTCGATCAGGCCTCCGGCGACGCCCTTGGCCTGGGCGGTGGCCTCCTCGGCGAAGGTCTTCGCCTTGGCGGTGGCCTCCTCGGCCAGAGTCTTCGCCTTGGCGAAGTTCTCCTCGGCCTGGGTCTTCGCCTTGCCGTAGGCCTCCTCGGCCTTGGCCTTGGCGACCTCGGCCGCCTCCTTCGCCTGGGCGAGGGCGGCGTCAGCCTGGGACTTGGCCTGGGCCAGCGCGGCGTCGGCCTGCGCCTTGGCCTTCGCCAGCGCCTCCTCGGCCTGCTGACGCGCCTTGTCTGCGGCGTTCGGGGTGGTCTCGCTCATGAGTTCCTCCTCGGGAACGGGAAACGGATACGCGCCTAGTGAAGCGGGGTCGCGTTACGAGCGGATTACTTCTTCTTGCTGCTGATCCACAGCTTGATGACGCCCTCGAAGCACACCGTGCCCGCCGTCGTGACGGCCTTCACGCGGACGTCGAGGTCGCCGTCGTTCTGCCACTGCTCGGGGTCGGTCTCGGCGATCACGGTGATGTCCGAGTCGGCCTTCGCGGTGTAGGCGATCGACATGCCCTTGGGGATCCAGCGCTTGTCGGAGGGCACGGTCACCTCGGCGAGGGCGCCCATGGCCATCTCCGCGCCGTTGCACAGTGCGATCGCGTGGACGGTGCCGATGTGGTTCTGCACCGAACGCCGCTTGGGCAGCTGCAGCTCGGCGTAGTTGGGACGCAGCTCCGTGACGGTCGCGTGGATCGTCGCGAAGTACGGCGCCTTCTGGGAGTACAGCGTCGAGAAGATCTTCTTGCCCATGGGCAGACCGTTGGTCTTGGCCCAGAGGGTTCCAAGTGCGCTCATGACGTGATTATTACCCGCCGGTAACCAACTTTGCATCACCCGTGAAGGGTTGTCTCGGACACATTGTCCACCTGTCTCCGTCACACGGGCCCGGGTTACCCTGACCACGCCGAGACGCCTCCCGGCGTACCCGACTGAGACACCCTGGAGACTCCGTGTCCCTCGCGACCGAGATCGACGACCTGCCCGCCAGCGCTACCCGCGGCGGCGAGACCCAGGGATGGGCCGAGCGCCTCGCCCTCACCCTGTTCATCGCGATCCCGCTGCTGGCGCTCGCCGTTGCGATCCCGGTTGCCTGGGGTGGCTGGCTGAGCTGGGTCGACGTGGCGATCGCGCTGCCGATGTACTTCCTGACCCTGCACGGCATCACCGTCGGCTACCACCGGCTCTTCACGCACAAGTCGTTCAAGCCCAACCGCGCCGTCAAGATCGCGCTGGCCGTCCTCGGCTCGATGGCGGTCGAGGGCCCGGTCGTGCGCTGGGTCGCCGACCACCGCAAGCACCACAAGTTCTCCGACCGCGACGGCGACCCGCACTCCCCCTGGAAGTACGGCGAGAGCCTCGGCGGCCTCGCCAAGGGCCTGTGGTGGGCACACATCGGCTGGCTCTTCGACGCCGAGCAGACCCCGCAGCGGCAGTACGCCCCCGACCTCATGAAGGACCGCGACATCGTCTGGATCTCCCGCAACTTCTGGGCGTTCACCGCGATCTCGCTCGCGATCCCGCCGGTGCTCGGCGGCCTTCTCACCTGGTCGTGGCAGGGCGCCGTGACGGCGTTCTTCTGGGGCACCGTCGTCCGGGTCGGCCTGCTGCACCACATGACCTGGGCGATCAACTCGATCTGCCACGCCGTCGGCGACCGCCCGTTCGTCTCGCGCGACCGGTCGGCCAACATCTGGTGGCTGGCGATCCCGTCGGGCGGTGAGTCCTGGCACAACCTGCACCACGCGGACCCGACCAGCGCCCGCCACGGCGTGCTGCGCGGCCAGCTCGACACGTCGGCCCGGACCATCTGGGTGCTGCAGAAGCTCGGCTGGGTCAGCGACGTGCGGTGGCCCTCGCGCGAGCGCATCGAGTCCAAGCTGGTGAAGAACCAGCCCGTCGCGGCCTGACGCACTCTCTCGACGTCAAGATTCTCGATCGCCCTCGGCATCTGGCAGGATGCTGACCATGCGGGACGAGGTCGACGAGCTGGTCGAGGCGTGGCAGCGCGAGCGTGCCGACCTCGACCTGACGCCCGTCGAGGTCTTCAGCCGCATCGGCCGCCTGGCCCGCCGCCTGGACCTGGCGCGACGTACGGCGTTCGCTGACCACGCGATCGAGTCCTGGGAGTTCGACGTCCTGGCCGCGCTCCGTCGAGCCGGCGGCGACTACGAGCTCTCCCCCGGCCGACTGATCCGGGAGACGCTGGTGACCAGCGGCACCATGACCAACCGCGTCGACCGCCTCGCGGCGCGTGGCCTGGTGGAGCGGCTGCCCGACCCCAACGACCGACGCGGCGTCCTCGTGCGCCTGACCCCGGAGGGCCGCGAGGCCGTCGACGGCGCGTTCGAGGCGCTCGTCGCCGCGGAGGCAGAGCTCCTCTCCGACCTGCCGGCCAAGGACAACAAGCAGCTCGCGACGCTCCTGCGGGCGCTCATGCAGCGCCTGGTCTGAGTCGCTCGCGAGCGTCAGCCGAGGATCTCGGCGGCCTCCAGCCACTCCAGCTCGAGCTCGTCAGCCTGGTCCTGCAGGGCGCCGAGCTCGGCAGCGAGCGCGCCGAGGCGGGCGTAGTCGTCGGCAGAGGCAGCCATCTCGGCCTCGAGGCGCCCCTTCTCGGCCGCGATCTTCGCCAGCTGCTTGTCGACGCGCTGCAGCACCTTCCGCGCCTCGCGCTCCTCCGCGCCGCCGGCACGTGCCTTGGCAGCCGCGGGGGCAGGATCAGCTGCCGACGAGGTGTTCGCGGCAGCGGCGGGCGCGTACGGCGCGGCGCGCAGCCCCGCCTCGCGCCGCTCGAGGTACTCCTCGATGCCGCGCGGCAGGTGCCGGATCTGGCCGTCGCCCATGAGGCCCCAGACCGTGTCGGTGACGCGCTCGAGGAAGTAGCGGTCGTGGGAGACCACGATCAGGGTGCCCGGCCAGCCGTCGAGGAAGTCCTCGAGGACGTTCAGCGTCTCGATGTCGAGGTCGTTGGTCGGCTCGTCCAGCAGCAGCACGTTGGGCTCGTCCAGCAGGGCACGCAGCAGCTCGAAGCGCCGTCGCTCGCCGCCCGACAGGTCGGCCACGCGCGCGGTCAGGCGGTCGCCGGTGAAGCCGAACCGCTCGAGCATGGACGTCGCCGAGATCTCGCCGTCTGCGGTCCGGGTCACCCGACGGACCCCCTCCACCGTGCCCAGCACGCGGGCGTCGGGCGGCAGGTCGTCGCGGGCGGACTGCGCGAGCTGGCGCAGCGCGATCGTCTTGCCGCGCTTCACCCGGCCGGCAGACGGCTCGAGCTCACCGGCGATCAGCCTGAGCACCGAGGACTTGCCCGCGCCGTTGACACCGACGATGCCGACGCGGTCGCCGGGGCCCAGTCGCCACGTCGCGTGCGAGAGCAGTGTCTTGTCACCCCGCACCAGGTCGACGTCCTCGAGGTCGACGACGTCCTTGCCGAGGCGCTGGGTGGCGAACTTCTGCAGCTCGAAGCGGTCGCGGGGAGGCGGCACGTCCTCGATCAGCTGGTTGGCCGCGTCGATGCGGAACTTGGGCTTCGACGTCCGGGCCGGAGCGCCGCGGCGCAGCCAGGCGAGCTCCTTCTTCATCAGGTTCTGCCGGCGCGCCTCGGTCACCGACGCCTGCCGGGCGCGCTCCGCCTTCGCCAGCACGTACGCCGCATAGCCGCCGTCGAAGGCGTCGACCTGCCCGTCGTGGACCTCCCACGTGGTCTCCACGACCTCGTCGAGGAACCAGCGGTCGTGGGTGACGACGATCAGGGCCGACGAGCGCTGCCGTATGTGCCGGGCCAGCCATGCGACGGCCTCGACGTCGAGGTGGTTGGTCGGCTCGTCGAGGACGATCAGGTCCCACTCGTCGAGCAGCAGCGCGGCGAGCGAGCAGCGGCGGCGCTCGCCACCGGAGAGGCCGTCGACGACCCGGTCGAGGTCGAGACCCGCGAGGAGCACCTCGACGATCTCCCGGGTCGAGGTCTCGGCGGCCCACTCGTGGTCGGCCTTGCCGCGCAGCACCGCCTCGCGGACGGTGTGGTCGTCGTGCAGGGCGTCGCCCTGGTGCAGGTAGCCGATGAGCAGGCCACGGTTCATCGCCACGCGACCGGTGTCGGGCTCCTCCAGGCCGGTCATCACCTCGAGCAGGGTGGTCTTGCCCCCGCCGTTGCGGCCGACGATGCCGACCCGCTCCCCCACGGCGATGCCGAGGGAGACCTCGGTCAGCAGCGGGCGGATGCCGTAGGACTTCGAGACCTTCTCGAGGCTGATCAGGTTGGCCATGTGGATCGGACCTCAGATTCCGTGAACGACGTGGGCGCCGGCGACGGGGCCGTTGGCGACGAGTGCGCTGCGCCCGTCCTCCTGGAGTACGCCGGCGAGCGCGCGGGCCTCGTCGGGGCCGGCGCAGAGGAAGACGACGGTAGGGCCGGAGCCGCTGACCAGGCCGCGGAGCGCACCACTGGCCTCGCCCAGGGCGATCAGCTCGCCCAGGTCGGGACGCAGGTCCACCGCCGGCGCCTGCAGGTCGTTGTGCAGGGCCTCCGCCAGCGCATGCACGTCGCCGGCGGCCAGCGCCTCCACGACGGCGGTCGCCGGAGCGGGCACGGGCGACGCCGCGGGCGCGAGCCCGTCGTAGTGGCGGTAGACGGCGGGGGTCGAGAGACCACCGGAGGTCGACGGCACGACGACCCACCAGAGGACCGCGTCGCCGGCGGGCAGCGGCTCCACGACCTCGCCGCGGCCCGTGCCGAGCGCATGGCCGCCGTGGAGCGCGAACGGCACGTCCGAGCCGAGGTCGGCGGCGATGCGGAGCAGGTCGTCGTCGGAGGTCTGCAGGTCGAGGAGCCGGTCCAGGGCGACGAGCGCCGCCGCCGCGTCGGCCGACCCGCCGGCGAGGCCGCCGGCGACCGGGATGCCCTTCACGATCCGGACGGCTGCCACGACGTCACGACCGTGCAGGTCGGCGAGCGCCCGGGCAGCGGCCGCGACGATGTTGGAGTCGTCCAGCGGCACACCGTCGGCGTCGACGTAGGCGGCCGCGTCGAGCGAGAGCGACCAGGCGGTGGCAGGGGTGGCGACCACGTCGTCGTACAGGCCGACGGAGGTGTAGACGGTCTCCAGCGGGTGGAACCCGTCGTCACGGGGGCCGCCCACACCCAGGTGCAGGTTGATCTTCGCGGGTGCCCGGACGGTGACGCGGTCAGTCATCCGACGCCTTCGCGGAGTTGCGGGTCGCGACGATGCCCGGCAGGCCCTCCGCGATCCGGATGAAGTCCTCGATGACCAGCGCCTCGCCACGCGCCAGCGGGTCGATGCCCGCGGCAGCCAGCGCCGCGTCGATCTCCTCCGCGCTGCCGACGACGCCACGCAGGGCCCCACGCAGCGCCTTGCGCCGTTGCGCGAACGCCGCGTCGACCACGGCGAAGACCTGCTCGCGCGTCGCGGTGGTCGCAGGCGGCTCGCGCCGGGTCCACGCCACCAGGCCGGAGTCGACGTTGGGAGCGGGCCAGAAGACGTTGCGGCCGATCGCCCCCGCGCGGCGTACGTCGGCGTACCAGGCCGCCTTGAGGGACGGGACGCCGTAGACCTTCGAGCCGGGCTTGGCGGCCAGGCGGTCGGCCACCTCGGCCTGCACCATGACCAGACCGCGCTCGAGGCTCGGCAGCAGCTGGAGCATGTGCAGCAGCACGGGCACGGAGACGTTGTAGGGCAGGTTGGCGACGAGCGCCGTGGGCGCCGGCCCGGGCACCTCGCGGACCCGCAGGGCGTCGGAGACGACGAGCCCGAAGTTCGCCGCCTGGTTGGGTGCGAACTCCTCGATCGTGCGGTGCAGGCGCGAGGCGAGCAGCTCGTCGATCTCGATCGCCGTCACGTGGCCGGCGACCTCGAGCAGGGCCAGGGTCAGCGAGCCGAGGCCGGGGCCGATCTCGACGACGACGTCGTCGGCCGTGATGCCGGACTCGCGCACGATGCGACGCACGGTGTTGGGGTCGATGACGAAGTTCTGGCCGCGCTGCTTGGTCGGACGGACGTCGAGCTCAGCCGCCAGTGCACGAACCTCCGCCGGCCCGAGGAGACGGGGGCCGGCGGAGGTGTCAGTCATGCGGTGAAGCGTAGTGGGCCGCTGCGGCCCACGACGAAGCGCGGCTGTCAGCCGGCGTAGCCACAGCCCCACGGCGCGAGGCCGGCGGAGTGGTAGTAGTTCATCGCGACCGCGATCTGCTCCTCGCGGGTGGCGAGGTCGGCACGCGGGGCGTACTTGCCGCCGCCCCAGGCCAGCCACGAGTCGTAGGAGAACTGCAGGCCGCCGTAGTAGCCGTTGCCGGTGTTGATGTGCCAGTTGCCACCCGACTCGCACTGGGCGATGGCGTCCCAGTTCGGGCCGCCGGAGTACGACGGGACGGCTGCGGCCTTGGTGCCGACCTTCTCGACCTGGTCCTTCGGGGTGTCGAGGACGTCCTGGGTGACGACCTTCTTCGAGAAGAGCTCGCCGTTGTGGAACTCGAGGCGGTAGGTCACGTTGCGCATGCCGTTGACGCCCGGGGTGGTCACCTTGGTCTCACCCTCGTACATCGAGCTGTCCTCGTGCTTGACCGTGTCGAAGGGCATGACCTCGCCCTTGATGCTCTTGGTCACGACGCGGACCTTGATCACCGAGATCTTCATGCCCTCCTCGAGGACACGGTCCAGCTTGGGCTTCACGATGTCGTTGTCGTCGACCTTGACCGACAGCTGGTCGAGCACGTCGGCGACGGTCGCGCCGGCCAGCTCGTACTTCTTGCGCTCGCCGTCGCCGACCTTCACCGAGAACTTCTTCGGGGTGGCGACGGTGAGCTCCATGCCGGTACGCGGGATGTCCGCACCACGGCTGGCGGAGAGGTCCGCGCCCAGGTAGCGGTGGCCGATCTCCGCGAGCGCGTCGGCGACGTTGGTGGAGTGGACCCAGCGGGTCTCCTCCTTGCCGTCGACGGTCAGGTCGAGCGGACGACCGAACTTGACGGTGATGCGTGCACCGTCGGCAACCTGCTCGTCCAGACCGGGAGCGACGATGTCGTGCTCACCGACCTTGATGCCCTCACCAGCGAGCACGTCGTCGACCGTGCCGCTCATCGTGTGGATCGTCTCGGTCCGACCGTCCAGGGAGAGGGTCATCTGACGCGAGAGGGAGGCGTATCCGACGGCGGTGCCGACGACGGCGACCACGGCGGCGGCCACGAGGGCGATGAGCAGGTGCTTGCTGTTGCTGATCAGCGCGAGGGGGCGCACAGGTCTCCAGACGTTGAAGAGTCCGGTCCTCGGGAGCGCTCCGCCTGACCCGAGTTCAGAGCTGCGGAGCGCGGGGGTGGGCCGTGTGGGCCCGGCCCGATACCGGCCATCGCTGACGACCCTAACCGCCAGCAGGGGCCAATTGCTAACTGTTGCAAGCAGCGTCACACCGGGGTGTGGCAGGGGTCACGGACATACCGGGACATCCGCCCCACGGGTCACATGCGCCCCGAACCAGTCGGCGTCGACCTGTCGAAGGTCACGTCCACCGCCCCCGGGACGGGTCACCAGGAGCCGTAGACCGCCCCCGTGTTGGCGTCCACCGCGGCACACAGCTCGCCCAGGTCGTCCCCGCGCGCCTCGGCCATCACCCTCATCGTCAGCGGCACCAGGTACGACGCGTTGGGACGCCCGCGGTACGGCGTCGGGGTGAGGAACGGGGCGTCGGTCTCGACCAGGATCCGGTCCCGCGGGGTGACGCGCAGGGCGTCGCGGAGACCTTCGGCGTTCTTGAAGGTGACGGTGCCGGCGAAGGACAGGTGAGCGCCGCGGTCCAGGCACGCCTTCGCGAAGTCGGCGTCGCCGGAGAAGCAGTGCATCACCCAGCGCTCGGGCGCTCCCTCGCTGTCGAGCACGCGCAGCACGGCGTCGTGGGCCTCGCGGTCGTGGATCATCAGCGCCTTGCCGTGGCGCTTCGCGATGTCGATGTGCCGCCGGAACGACTCCTCCTGCGCAGCCAGTCCGTCCCCGGACGTACGGAAGAAGTC
The sequence above is a segment of the Nocardioides jiangxiensis genome. Coding sequences within it:
- the rsmA gene encoding 16S rRNA (adenine(1518)-N(6)/adenine(1519)-N(6))-dimethyltransferase RsmA; this encodes MTDTSAGPRLLGPAEVRALAAELDVRPTKQRGQNFVIDPNTVRRIVRESGITADDVVVEIGPGLGSLTLALLEVAGHVTAIEIDELLASRLHRTIEEFAPNQAANFGLVVSDALRVREVPGPAPTALVANLPYNVSVPVLLHMLQLLPSLERGLVMVQAEVADRLAAKPGSKVYGVPSLKAAWYADVRRAGAIGRNVFWPAPNVDSGLVAWTRREPPATTATREQVFAVVDAAFAQRRKALRGALRGVVGSAEEIDAALAAAGIDPLARGEALVIEDFIRIAEGLPGIVATRNSAKASDD
- a CDS encoding 4-(cytidine 5'-diphospho)-2-C-methyl-D-erythritol kinase, which translates into the protein MTDRVTVRAPAKINLHLGVGGPRDDGFHPLETVYTSVGLYDDVVATPATAWSLSLDAAAYVDADGVPLDDSNIVAAAARALADLHGRDVVAAVRIVKGIPVAGGLAGGSADAAAALVALDRLLDLQTSDDDLLRIAADLGSDVPFALHGGHALGTGRGEVVEPLPAGDAVLWWVVVPSTSGGLSTPAVYRHYDGLAPAASPVPAPATAVVEALAAGDVHALAEALHNDLQAPAVDLRPDLGELIALGEASGALRGLVSGSGPTVVFLCAGPDEARALAGVLQEDGRSALVANGPVAGAHVVHGI
- a CDS encoding TatD family hydrolase, which gives rise to MSDQPLRQRSATEEKSGQRRNRERPPAPEPLPHPVVDNHCHLDIADGDDWIAPGDALAAGDAVGVGRIVQVGVDLAGSQWSAELASTQERVLAAVALHPNEVPRLAEAGLLEEHLAGIEALARDHERVRCIGETGLDFFRTSGDGLAAQEESFRRHIDIAKRHGKALMIHDREAHDAVLRVLDSEGAPERWVMHCFSGDADFAKACLDRGAHLSFAGTVTFKNAEGLRDALRVTPRDRILVETDAPFLTPTPYRGRPNASYLVPLTMRVMAEARGDDLGELCAAVDANTGAVYGSW
- a CDS encoding resuscitation-promoting factor, with product MRPLALISNSKHLLIALVAAAVVAVVGTAVGYASLSRQMTLSLDGRTETIHTMSGTVDDVLAGEGIKVGEHDIVAPGLDEQVADGARITVKFGRPLDLTVDGKEETRWVHSTNVADALAEIGHRYLGADLSASRGADIPRTGMELTVATPKKFSVKVGDGERKKYELAGATVADVLDQLSVKVDDNDIVKPKLDRVLEEGMKISVIKVRVVTKSIKGEVMPFDTVKHEDSSMYEGETKVTTPGVNGMRNVTYRLEFHNGELFSKKVVTQDVLDTPKDQVEKVGTKAAAVPSYSGGPNWDAIAQCESGGNWHINTGNGYYGGLQFSYDSWLAWGGGKYAPRADLATREEQIAVAMNYYHSAGLAPWGCGYAG